Part of the Candidatus Methanosuratincola sp. genome, GAACAGGGGATCAACATTCATCGTCGGAGAGATGGCAAGCGGCAAGACGACTTTGCTGAACGCGCTGGCCTCCCTCCTCCCTCCCCACTGGAAGATTGTTACGATAGAGGACACGCCCGAGCTCAGGCTTCCGCACATGGGGTGGAAGCCGCTCGTGGCTAGGCACACATACTCGATCGCAGAGTCAAAGACCGAGATCAGGCTCTACGATCTAGTGAAGCTCTCCCTGAGGGAGAGGGCCCAGTTCATAATAGTGGGCGAGATCAGGGGAGAGGAAGCCTACGTCTTCATACAGGCCCTGGCCACCGGGCACGGCGGCGGGTGCACCTTCCACGGCGACTCGATCGAATCGATGGTGATGAGGCTCACCACCCCCCCGATCAACGCCTCCCCCTCCTTCCTACCGCTCATCAGCTGCGTAGCAATATCGAGGATGCTCAGGCTGCCCGGGAAGAAGCCGATCAGGCGCGTCATCGAACTCGATGAGATTACGGGCGTAAAGGGGCCGAACGAGGTCGTCAGCAGCAAGATCTTCGAGTGGCACGTCGAGGACGACAAGCACTACCCACTCGAGCCGTCCGCAGTGGTAAAGTCCAGCCAGAAGCTCGAGAAGGTGGCGACGATGATAGGCCTCACAAAGAGGCAGATGGTCAACGAGCTCACGAGGAGGACCAAGTTCATCGAGGACCTCGTATCGAGAAACATCCTCGAGTACGGGCAGGTGGCAGAGGAGATAAAGAGGTACTACGTGTCAAGGATGTGATTGGGGAGGATGCTGCGCAACCTGGGCAAGAACACGCCCCTCTTACTTGCGTTGATATCTGTAGTAGTGGCTTTTGGCACCCTTGCAGCCGAGCTGCTGCTTGACGTGGACGTCCTCTTCATATTCCCCACGATAGGTGTGCTGGTGATTACAGTATCCTTGACGATGGTAGTGGCACTCCGGGGGCGCCTCTACTTGGGGACAAGGGAGCCTTTCGCGCTCAAACATTTCGATGAGACAAAGGAAAAAGAGAAACAGAAGAAGGAGGGCGACAGGAGATACTTGCGGATCCTCTCCTCAACGATGGGAGAGCAGCCACTAATTAATTTCATAGCAAAAACACTAGAGGGTTCTGTGAAGGAAGAGATACCCAAAGCGCTGATGTTCCTGAACCCTGCCGTGTATTCCAAGTTCTACAGCGCCCTCTTCTTCATAACGCTCGCTGCATTGATGCCTTCAGGGGTAGTGCTCTTCCTGGTTCTCAGGAACCCCCTTGCACTCCTCCTCGTCCTATCACCGTTCCTGATCGTGCTGCTGCCAATAATGGAAGTGAAGGTAAAGATCTCGAACAGGAAGAGTGATACCGGAAACGAGTTCCCGTTCTTCATGGTCTACGCTGCCACAATACAGGCGGCGGGCCTCTCCCTGTTCAGCGCCCTCGATAGGCTAGCCGAGTGGAGGATACTCCCGAAAATAAAGCGGGAGGCGCTCGTTGTGAAAAGGGACTATATGTTCTTCTCCCACAACCCGCTAGCGGCGATCGAGAACGTCGCGAAGCAGCACCCGGACGAAAACGTCAAGACGATCTTCCTAGGCTACACCTCCGTCCTCAGGAGCGGGGGCGACCTGGTCGTCTACCTCAACTCTAAGGTGAAAGACGGGCTCGCGTCGGTGATCGAGAAGTGGAGGCGCTACGCCGAGTCGGCAAGTACGCTGGGCGAGATCTCTCTCTCGGTCTTCCTTATGTTCCCGTCACTGCTCATCGCCATGTCTGTGGCATTTGCGAGCGACTACAGCGTTGTGATGATGCAGCTGTACGGATACCTGGTCCTTCCGCTTCTGGGCGGCTTCATGATCTTCGGGATACACTTCTCCCAGCCCAGGTTCTACGACTCTTATGACATGAGCAGGGCCCTCACAATCGCCATCATTGTCGCGGCCGGTTTCGGTGCCGCAACCTTCCTCCTGATCCAGCCGGTGTCGTACTGGCTTGCATCAACGCTTCTGATCTTTTCAGTTATCACCGGGGCCGAGTATCTTAGGGAGCAGAGCGAGATATCCAAGGTCGAGAGGGCCCTGCCGAACTTCCTCAGGGATATAACCGAGATGATGAAGATTGGGTACGACATAAGCCAGGCGCTGATCAACCTCTCAAAACAGCGCCAGTACAACAAGGTCTTCGACCGCCTTCTGAAGAGGGTCTCGGAGCACCTTGAGATGAACATGCCCCTCAGGCGTATCGCGGAGACTATGGCTGTGAGGAGCTGGCTCTGCAGGTACACCTTCTTCATCCTAAGCGAAGTAGTCGACACCGGTGGTGGCACGCCCGAGGTGCTCGAGAACTTGACCGGCTTTGTCAACAGCGTAGTGCTGGAGAAATCCAAGGCAAAGAGCACCACCCGGACCTACTCTTTCCTCGGGTATGCGACACCCGCTTTCCTCTCCGCAGTCATGGTCTTTATGGCAAACATGCTCTTCCCCTCGCTGGGCAGCATGTCATTCGGCTCAACACCCATCGCCGTGATGCCCAACGCGGCAACCCTTACCCTTATAGCGGATACTGGCATGATGGTGGTAGTGCTCACCGCATTCGTGGTTGGCCTCCTGATAGCAAAGATTGTTGACATGAGCGTCTACGCGACATACCACTCTGCAATAGCGCTCGTGATATGCTTCGTCTCGTTCACGTTCATCAGATGAGCGCACCGATAAAAAGTTTTTAAAAGCAGACGTGCCTACTCGCTCCTAGGCCTACGTGCCAGGGAGCCCTCTCATGCCCGCCCCTTTGGAGAAACCGCAGCTGCTCCGATTTTACATTGCTATAGCTGTGTTTTCGACAGCATTTGGGATAATGTCCCCTGCGGTTCCGCTGTACGCAAGGTTATCGCTCAATGCCAACGACTGGGAGCTCGGGATATTGGGCGCGGTGATGGCGGTTCCATATGTCATCGGCTCGGTCTTTTTTGGGCGGGCGTCTGACAGAGTGGGGAGAAAACCCCTGCTTGCAGGCGGACTGATCCTGTACTTTTCCGTGGTCTGCGCTTACACCTTCACAGCGGACATCCTGATTTTCGGGGCGCTCCGCTGCCTCGAGGGGATTGCGTTCTCCTCGATTTGGCCGTCCGCAGAGGCATTCGTCGCAGACAGGAGCAGATCAGGGGGTCTGGATCGCCAGGTCGGATACTACAGCGTCGCCTGGAGTGCAGGCTACACCGCAGGGCCATTTCTCATGGGCGCAGTCGTCTCCGTGGGGGGGCTGATCTCTGCTTTTCTTCTAGCTTCAGTACTGATCCTCTCAGGACTTGTTACCGTCCTGACGATCAGGATGCCGCGAGCCGCGCGCGGACAGGAATCTGACTCCAGGGAAAACTGGAGCCCACGCCCCATTCTGGGGGTAGTCTATGTAATGGTCATCTGGGGGTTTGCCATGCTGACCTTCTACTTCCTCTTCCCGCCCTACGCCCTGAGCGTGGGCATTACTGCCTCGATGGCGGGATACGTTGTTGGCAGCGCAAGTGGGATGAGGACTCTGTCTTTCCTGCTGTACGAGCGTTACCTGAAAAGGAATTCAGCCTCTATGGGGATGGGGCTCCTCCTTCTCTCTACACTCGTAGGTTGGGCCTTCCCGAACATCTTTGGCTTCTTAACGATGGCGGTTCTATTCGGTTCTGCCCTGGGATTGCTCTATGCTTTTGCGCTGACCCGCCTCCTCGAACTGCCCTCAAAGGGCGCGGGGGCGGGCATCTTCGAAGCCGCAATAGGATTCGGTCAGTTCTTCGGCCCTGTGACTATGGGTTACGTTGGCTTCCTTTTCGGGTCTGGATCGATATTCCTTGCGCTGTCCATTGTCGCGGCAGCCTCGCTTCCTGTAGCGCTGAGGATCAGCCTTAAGCGATGAGCACTAAGCCTGCTCAAGCAGCTCCCTGATGTCGGTAAAGCTCAGACCATCCCGTCTCGGGCTTTTCCTCGCGACCTCGCGCCCTCCGTTGAAGAGCAAAGCCGTCGGGACCATGTTTATATTGTATTTCTCCCATGCAGGGTCTGAATCATCGGAGATGTCGACTACAGCAACCTCGCACCCGCCCGCCTTCCTCTCAATTTCTTTGACAAGGCTCCTGCAGAATCCGCACCAGCTTGTGCTGAAGATGGCAACGAACCTCCTCCCTAAAGAGATAAGTTCTTCAAGCTCACTACTGGTTATCTTTGTCAGCGCCATGGCAAGAACTTTTCGGGCGGGGATATCTAAACATTTCTGGGCCATCAGATCCTATGTACCTTTGCTCCGGAAGGAGGTGTGTCCCCCTACCGGTCGGAAAGGAAGTCCAGGCTGACCGCACACGAAAGGCAAGGGTCGTAACACCTGACGAGGTCCTCAAGGACATACTTCAGCTTTTCACTGCCTAGGGGCCTGAACTTCTTCACCATCTCAACAGAGTCCACCTCAATGCTCTTTGAGTTAACAGCCGTCGGCGTGTAGACTCTGTAGTCCTTGATCAGCCCGCCCTCTATCTCGCAGACGTGGCAGAGCGTCCCCCTGGGGGCTTCGGCGATCGCAATACCCTTTCCGTCCCTATCACTGAAGCACGGGTTCACCTGCGCCTTCTTGCCGATCCCCGGACTGGGGAAACCATTTGGGACGATCGTGGTTTCGGATAGCCTCTCACCCGTCTCAATGATCTCTTCCAAGTAGTGCATCAACTCGACCGCCTGTGCTTTGACCATGAGGAATGGGTTTATCCTCCACTCGATCCTTTCGGCATACTCCCTCGCCTCCGGTTTGAGCTTCCTCCTGTTGAGCATTATCCTCGGCAGGGCGCCGACCGTCGCCTCCGAGCCCCTGAAATATGCATGCTTCGAAGTCGAGTATTCCCTCACCACCTCTTCGAGCTCACTGACATACTCCTCGTCAGTTATTGTTGATCCGTCGTTGACCGCCAGGGGGGCTTCTCTGGCATATGTCGGGTAGGTTTCCGCCTTCAGAGACAGCATCGTCCTGAACCTCTCGAGTTCGGGGAGCTCCATTTCCAGAACATGCTCCACGAAGAGCTTGGCGTCCCCCTTCAGGGACTCGAGTTTCTTTATGGACTCCATCAGCTCCCTCCCCCTTACGAGGGCACCGAATCCGCCGACCACCACATTCGGGACGTGCACCGACCTGCCGCCCCAATACTCGATCAGCTGGGTCGAGGTCGACAGCAGCCTTGTGCCTGCAGCCACCAGATCCTTTTCTCTCAGCCGCAGCACGCTTATGAGCCCCTTGATCGGTGGCAGGGAAAGGAAGAGCAGGTGCATCATGTGGCTCCTCAGGTTGTTCGCAAGGTAAAGGAGCCGCCTCAGTTCGACGACCTCCTCGTTCGGTGTGATGCCGAGCGCCTCCTCGACCGCCTCAGCCGCATTTATCGAGTGGGCGGTGTAGCACAAGCCGCATATCCTGGATGCCACCAGAGGCGCCATCTCAGCGGGCTTCCCCCTCAGGTACGATGTTAGGAACCTTGGCCCTTCGAGGTTGCGGAACTCTGCCTCTATCCTGCTCCCTGAGAGCCTCACCGTGAGCCTGCCGTGCCCTTCGATGAGCCTGAGCTCATTCGTGTCCAAGATCACTTCGTTTTCATTTACATGCATACGTTCATCTCTGTCCATCCTTCAACAGCTCCGTGATCTTTTTGCCTGTGAATGCCCTTATTGCACTCATCGCTTTACCCTCTTCAATGCCGTGCCTCTTTATCGTCTTGAGATATGCATCTAAGTCTGCCTCGATGGCTGGCCCGCGGCAGCTGTAGCATGGGGCGCCGACCGAAGTGCACGCCGCCCCGCATCCGCCCATAGCAAGCGGACCGAGGCACACCCTCCCGACCTCGAGCAGGCACCTGTTGCCCTTCAACTTGCACTCGTAGCATACGCTG contains:
- a CDS encoding MFS transporter, with the translated sequence MPAPLEKPQLLRFYIAIAVFSTAFGIMSPAVPLYARLSLNANDWELGILGAVMAVPYVIGSVFFGRASDRVGRKPLLAGGLILYFSVVCAYTFTADILIFGALRCLEGIAFSSIWPSAEAFVADRSRSGGLDRQVGYYSVAWSAGYTAGPFLMGAVVSVGGLISAFLLASVLILSGLVTVLTIRMPRAARGQESDSRENWSPRPILGVVYVMVIWGFAMLTFYFLFPPYALSVGITASMAGYVVGSASGMRTLSFLLYERYLKRNSASMGMGLLLLSTLVGWAFPNIFGFLTMAVLFGSALGLLYAFALTRLLELPSKGAGAGIFEAAIGFGQFFGPVTMGYVGFLFGSGSIFLALSIVAAASLPVALRISLKR
- a CDS encoding thioredoxin family protein, which translates into the protein MALTKITSSELEELISLGRRFVAIFSTSWCGFCRSLVKEIERKAGGCEVAVVDISDDSDPAWEKYNINMVPTALLFNGGREVARKSPRRDGLSFTDIRELLEQA
- a CDS encoding nickel-dependent hydrogenase large subunit, which codes for MHVNENEVILDTNELRLIEGHGRLTVRLSGSRIEAEFRNLEGPRFLTSYLRGKPAEMAPLVASRICGLCYTAHSINAAEAVEEALGITPNEEVVELRRLLYLANNLRSHMMHLLFLSLPPIKGLISVLRLREKDLVAAGTRLLSTSTQLIEYWGGRSVHVPNVVVGGFGALVRGRELMESIKKLESLKGDAKLFVEHVLEMELPELERFRTMLSLKAETYPTYAREAPLAVNDGSTITDEEYVSELEEVVREYSTSKHAYFRGSEATVGALPRIMLNRRKLKPEAREYAERIEWRINPFLMVKAQAVELMHYLEEIIETGERLSETTIVPNGFPSPGIGKKAQVNPCFSDRDGKGIAIAEAPRGTLCHVCEIEGGLIKDYRVYTPTAVNSKSIEVDSVEMVKKFRPLGSEKLKYVLEDLVRCYDPCLSCAVSLDFLSDR
- a CDS encoding type II/IV secretion system ATPase subunit, which codes for MTREFSLHKAGDYVQPLPEGAKLLEEYSVGGAKVGIYQLSGDGFYWVTEPLMSEDDMYVYNLLMNAIYYTLPPTEEKEPIRILEERLKHAVEEMKLELPPEQLEKIKYYIVRDVLGYGVFDVLIKDGKIEDISLAGSNKPVWVFHRDYSHLDWLTTNIAFEEEQSLESSIMLFAHKAKRHISTAYPISEGSLPERHRCALTFANEVTPFGSSLTIRKFRTDPLTLCHLVKYGSISPLMAAYWWMLLENRGSTFIVGEMASGKTTLLNALASLLPPHWKIVTIEDTPELRLPHMGWKPLVARHTYSIAESKTEIRLYDLVKLSLRERAQFIIVGEIRGEEAYVFIQALATGHGGGCTFHGDSIESMVMRLTTPPINASPSFLPLISCVAISRMLRLPGKKPIRRVIELDEITGVKGPNEVVSSKIFEWHVEDDKHYPLEPSAVVKSSQKLEKVATMIGLTKRQMVNELTRRTKFIEDLVSRNILEYGQVAEEIKRYYVSRM
- a CDS encoding type II secretion system F family protein; this translates as MLRNLGKNTPLLLALISVVVAFGTLAAELLLDVDVLFIFPTIGVLVITVSLTMVVALRGRLYLGTREPFALKHFDETKEKEKQKKEGDRRYLRILSSTMGEQPLINFIAKTLEGSVKEEIPKALMFLNPAVYSKFYSALFFITLAALMPSGVVLFLVLRNPLALLLVLSPFLIVLLPIMEVKVKISNRKSDTGNEFPFFMVYAATIQAAGLSLFSALDRLAEWRILPKIKREALVVKRDYMFFSHNPLAAIENVAKQHPDENVKTIFLGYTSVLRSGGDLVVYLNSKVKDGLASVIEKWRRYAESASTLGEISLSVFLMFPSLLIAMSVAFASDYSVVMMQLYGYLVLPLLGGFMIFGIHFSQPRFYDSYDMSRALTIAIIVAAGFGAATFLLIQPVSYWLASTLLIFSVITGAEYLREQSEISKVERALPNFLRDITEMMKIGYDISQALINLSKQRQYNKVFDRLLKRVSEHLEMNMPLRRIAETMAVRSWLCRYTFFILSEVVDTGGGTPEVLENLTGFVNSVVLEKSKAKSTTRTYSFLGYATPAFLSAVMVFMANMLFPSLGSMSFGSTPIAVMPNAATLTLIADTGMMVVVLTAFVVGLLIAKIVDMSVYATYHSAIALVICFVSFTFIR